AGAACTCAACTCGCAGATGTACGCACTTCGTTTCAAACGGCTACGTTCACGGCAACAGTTCAATGAAACATGGCGGGTTATCCTTGCCAAAAAAGCATACAGGTATTCTTTTGGACTGTGCGGTGGAATAGAGTTCCACGCCTCCACATAAGTATCATTTTCACATTCCTCGGCTGTCTGCATATCTTTCACAATGCTGTGGGATAGCGAGCGCAGACGGTTTCCATATTTCTCGGAAACGTATCGGATTGCTGTTTCATCTCGTTCAAAAAACAGGTCAATAATTCTCACATCTTCCAAAGCCTTCATCTCCTTTCCTCTGTATTAAAAGGCCTTTCACCCTTATAAGCACTTTTTGAGGGGCATTGGTTGCACTTTTCAAAAAAATTATAGCATATTTTTTGAATATTGTGTGACGAGTTGACGGAATTGGTCTTTGCCGCCTTGCTTGCCGCTTGTCGGCGTTCTTCGCTGTACGGTGCGGTCAGACGGAAAGAGAAACGCCCCTTTGCAATCTCAAACTCCATGCAGCCTGTTTCGGGGTCTGCGTCGGTCTGGCGGCACTGGTCGGGGTGCTGTCCGGCGTAGGCGGCAAGCCGCTTCTTTAAGTCGGTGTTGTGGGTGCGGATATGGATCAGCGGCTCTTTCTCGTCGAAGCAGATTTCCGTGACTTTCTGGCTCTTTGTCAGCCCTGTTCTCATACAAGCTCCTTTCTGCCCTCTGTCGTGCAAGAGTGGCATTTTTCGGGTGTTTTTCCTGGCTCTTGACTTGGGGAAAATGAGGGTTTTCAAATAGAAACCGCCCGGACGGGGAGTGTATCGTCAGGGCGGCTGTTATCGCAAGATTTCTGTTTTTTCCGGCTCTTGACCGTCAGACGCGGATAAACGCGAACTGTCGGCAAGCACCAGTTTGAGCAGCTTATCGCGGAATGTTTCTGTGCTGCTGTGATTGAAAAATAACTCCGCAACAATGGTCTGCCCGTTCCTTTGGGTCGTGATGATACTGTCGGGGGTCTGTTCTGCCATAGGCGGCTCCTTTCTTTGGGCGCAAAAGAGGGATTTCCCGTAGTTCGGAAAATCCCTCTTGGTTGACGGTTATTCTGTTTTACTGTGTGGGCTGTGCGGCGGCTGCCTGCGCCTTTCTCCTTGCCCGGTATTCCCGCGCTTTCATGCGGTCATACTCCCGTTGCTTTTCAAGATTTCTCGCCCGGTATTCCCTTGAATACTGCCGGTGGTAGGCGCGGCTCTTTTCCTTTTTGGCTTCTTCGATTTCCTCCCGCATTTGCCGGATTTCCTGCTCGGTCGGTTCTGCAAGCTGTGTCACTTCATTCTCAAACTTGCCGATGTAATTGAAATATATGCTGATGTGCTGGATTGCGTATCTCGCCCTTTTCTGGTCGCGCTCATGCACTTCAATCCGGCTGATAAACTCGTTGAGAATGGCGGGGGTAAGGTCGGTAAAGGCGGCATGGCGTTCCGTCAGCTTCAAAAACTTCTGCGCCCGTCCTCCCGCGTTCTCATAAGCGGATAGCTGCTCTTGGAGCGTGGCAAGCTCCGCTTTCAGCGCGTAGTATTCTTCCGAATACTTCTGCGACATCTGCTCATAGCGGTCTTGTGAGATCGTGCCGAGGGCGTTGTCCTCGTAGAGCTTATTCAGCACCTTGTCAATCTGTTCAAGGCGCGTCGTGATTTGCGGAATACGCTTCTGTTGCTTTTTAGTCTGGTCGGTCTGTTGCATGGCAAGGTTCTTTTTCACTAAGGCTTCAAACTCCGCCCGGTTGCTGATAGAATAGTCCTCGATTTTCTTCAGCACTTCCGCGATGGTCTGCATGAGCAAGTCCGCGTCCATGATGTGCGGGGAATTGCATTTGGGGTTTTTGGCTTTTCCCTTGTGGTACTCGCTGCAAAAAGCAACGTGCCGCTTGCCGCCGTTCCGGTAATCAATACGAATGTGCATTTTTGCGCCGCAGTCCTTACAGAAAAGTAAGCCGGACAGAGGGTGGATTTCCCCGTCCCCGTTGGGGCGTCTGACGGGTGCGTTTTCCAAAATCCGCTGTACGGTTTCAAAATCGCTGCGGCTGATAATCGGCTCATGCACATTTTCTGTGATGTGCCATTGGCTCCGGTCTACATAGTGGTTATGTTTATCCCGGAAATGCTTTGTAGTCTTGAAGTTGACTACATCGCCGCAATACTCCTGCCGTGTGAGGATATTGGTCAAGGTGGCTTTGTTCCACTTGCAGCGGTTATCCTCGTTGAGTGTCTTATTTTTACAGGTTCCCCGCCCGCGGTCTTTCATGTAGAAAGTGGGGGTAGGGATTTGCTCCTGTGTCAGATATACGGCGATTTGGTTGCGGTTCTTCCCACCGATAAACAGGCGGAAAATAAGGCGTACAACCTCGGCGGCTTCTTCGTCGATTATCCAAAAATCCTTGTTGTCCGGGTCTTTGACATAGCCGTAAGGGGCTTCGGTGACAATCGGCTTTCCACTCATGCCTTTGGTCTTAATGCCCGTTTTCACTTTCTTGCTGATGTCCTTTGCGTACCACTCCGACATGATATTGATAAAGGGCGCAAACTCCAATGTGTCGGGCTTCTCGCTGTCTATCCCGTTGTTGACCGCGATAAAGCGCACATTGTTCCGTCTGAATATCTCCATCGCGTTGCCGACTTGGAGATAGTCACGCCCCCAGCGGGTAAGGTCTTTCATAATGCAGACACCGATTTTCCCGTTTTCCACATCGTCCATCATGCGGGAGTAGGCGGAACGGTCAAAAAACCTGCCGCTTTCGTCATCGTCGATGTAGTGCCGGATATTGGTTAGGTGCTGCCCTCTGGCATAGTTCTCCAAAAATATTTTTTGGTTCTGTATGCTGTTGCTCTCGCCGCCGTCCCTGTCCTCGTCGCCCACGGAAAGGCGGGAGTAAAGGGCTGTAATTTTGCTATAATCAATCATGTGCATAACCTCCTGTGCGTCCATGTATGTGTCATTTACACTTAAAATTATGCACTCCAGCGGGCAGAGCCGTATTCAATACCCTTGCGGTATTTCTTCACATTCTTGCCCTTGACATACACCGTCAGCCGGACGAGGACTGCGCCGAGGATGCCGACGCAGATATCCAGCGCGTGAAAGCTGGGTGCGGAGCTGGCGAAGGCCGTCTGAAAGCCCTGCCCGATATGCAGCAGCTTTTCCGAGGCGTCAAGCCCCGGCGCCAGCCGCACCGCCTGGCAGAGCTTATCGAAGAGATACACAAAGAACAGATACGGCAGGTTTGGCAGAAGATATTTTTTGAGTTTGTCCTTCATCGCTCCACGCTCCGTTCTCTGGTCTTGACCTTTTCGCCGCGCTCCTGCTCCTTGTGCTGCGTTTTGGACTGCTCCTGCGCCTTTCCAGCTTGCGCCGGATGGAAGGGGCTTTCTCGCGGCTCAGGTTTTTAGCGGAAAACTCCCGGAAGGCCGCTGTAATCACATCGGCGTCCCGGCCCTTGAAGAACACCAGGTAACGGGTATGCTCGCCGGAAGTGTCCTTCTTCAACGCAAAATCCAGGCCGTACTTCTTCGCCGTGGAAGAAAAGGCCCGGATATTCTGATCCGTGATCTCGATGTTGGAAACGCCGGTGTTGTGCTTCATAAGCTACCGGAGCGTCTGCTTGCCGTGCCGGAGTGGGGGATTTTTCTTGTGATTCTCCATATCTGCCAGCACCTTCTTCATGGCTTGCTGCAAGAGCTGGGCGGTCATTTTGCTGGCCTCCACACAAAGCCCAAGAGTTTTCTGCGTGATTTCTTCCTGCAAGGCGTTCACCTACGATCTCCGCTGCCGTACAGGTCATGGCTGACAAGGGATGTGTAATAGCTGTCCATCGTGACCGGGGCGTTATACAGCGCCACCAACAGATATTTCTTGATGTTGCGGACATAGGTGGTGTTCTCCCGCATCCGGTCAAGGACATACTCGATGTGCGAGGCGTTCAGCTTCAGGAACCGTGACCGGACGACCTCCGCAGGGTAGTCGTCCCCGGCGACACGGATCATCTCCCGGTTGGAACAGACGGTATCCACCATGAGCTCCACCAGCTCGTCCAGCCGGTCTTTATCCAACTGGACGTTCTGCGAAAGAACGTCATATTCGATGTTCTCCAAGATCAATGCCCGATAACTTTCCCGCTTTCTCATCCCGTCCTGTCCGGTCCGCTCCCTGGGGGTTGGGGGACTTGATTGGATGGGACTTGATCCTTCCGTAATTGATAAATCTGTCTTTGATAGATAGTTACTTGATTCTTCTTTATTTAATTGGGTGGGGTTTTCCAGACACGGGAAATCCATATCCGGTTCATCCTCATGCGGCATATTCGTATCAGGCTCTGGCGCGTGGGGCGTTTCATAAATGACATATTCCACATCCATGATTTTTCCCTTGCTGTCACGAAGCCGGTTGCGGACGATATATCCGGCTCGTTCCAGTTCTTTCAGGGCTGTACCGATACTGTCCGTACCTTCTTTGCAGATGGAGGCAAGACCCCTTGTGGTATAGTTCCATTCCTTTGGCAAAGAAAGCATCATGGACAGCAGTCCCTTCGCTTTCAGTGACAGACACCTGTTCCGCAGGTGATGATTGGACATGGCCGTGTAATCACGGTTTTTCTCAATACGGAAACTGCCATATCCGGTGTCTCCTTTCTGTGAAAATGAAAAGTGTTGATCTCGATGAAAAAAGTCTCCGTTTTGCCTCTCGGATGTGATCCATAGGAAAACACCCATGCCCGCCTGCTTGCGGCGGTCAGAGAGGAAAAAACAGAGGCTTTCGCACCCTAATTGATACAGTTTTGAAACGGGGGCAGGTGCGGGTATGAAAAAACGCCATAGAACGACTGCCTATGGCGTGAGAGCAGGAAAAGGGCGCTGATATTTGCATATCAACGCCCTTTGAGCCTGTCAGTATTTGATTGTTTCGACTTCGCACCGTGTTTGCACCATGAAAAACATTGATTTTACTGATTTTTCAATGTTTTCTTATCTGGCGCTACCCTCCGGTTGCTCCCTTTGTTTTTATGTTATAGTTATACGATCCGCACATTTTTGCTCCCGGCAAAGCCTTCCGGAACTTCTGTCTCCGTCAGAATCATCGCCCCGTCAAAGGGCGCGAAGGTCACGGAGCTGACGGTGCCAAATTTCTGGCTGTCCGCCAGCACGTAACAATTCTCTGTCTGCCGCATGGCCGCCTGCTTCACCAGAGCCTCGCTTGGATCCGGTGTGGTAAAACCATGGCGTTTGCTGACACCGTTGGTACCAAAAAAACCCTTCGTAAAGTGATAGCCCTGAATGGCAAGAATAGCCTGGCTGCCCACCACAGCTTCCGTAGTACCTTTCAGCTCGCCGCCGATGAGAATGACCCGGTTACCGGCCGCCGCCAGCTTCCGGGCGTGGGATACTGCGTTGGTCACAAAGGTGGCGCTGTGCACCGGCAGATAATCCAGAATGTAACCGGTGGTAGTGCCCGCATCCAGATAAATAAAATCGTCTGCCTGAATGAGACCTGCCGCAAACTGGGCTATCCGCCGTTTTTCCTCCTGCTGCACTTCCAGCTTCTGGGCAACCGATGGTTCCGTGCCCGTAAACGTACCCTCTGCGGATACGGCGCCGCCGAATACCTTCGTCAGCCGCCCAGCCTTGTCCAGGGCCGTCAGATCTCTGCGGATGGTGGATTCTGACACCCTCAGCACCTCTTTGATCTCAGGAACCGTCACACTCCGTTTTTTATCCAGAAGTTCCAAAATCATTTCATATCTTTTTTCCGTCAGCATGACATCTTCCCCTTTTTCTGTCCATTTTCCCTGCTGTCAGCTTTCCTTCCTGTATACTTCTGACAGAAGAACGGACATGCCCGCAGCTGCTTTCTGCCGCTGTATTTTCTTTCATTGTAACACTGTACATGCAAATTTTCAAATCAGATTCGAAAAAACCAGCCAAAGCGCCGTTGATTTTGCAAATGATGCAGATGGACGGTCTTTTGCTTTTGTCAGTCTTCCTGCACGCTTGATTCCACGATGATCTTCCGAATGGGCAGGATCTGTCCCGGGGACACGGACAGCTCGTCCACGCCCATGGACAAGAATTCCCTGGTCAGACTCGTATCCGCGCCCAGTTCTCCGCAAATGCCGGCCCAGATACCCTCGGCGTGGGCGTTTTCCACCACCATGTGGATCATGGCCAGCACTGCCGGGTGATGGGAATCAAAAAAGGCGTCCAGCTCAGTGTTCTGTCGGTCCACGGCCAGCGTATACTGTGTCAGATCATTGGTGCCGATGCTGAAAAAGTCAACCTGCTTCGCCAGCTCCCGGCTCACCATGACAGCTGCCGGTGTCTCGATCATAATACCCTGCTTCGGATCGCCAAATGTTACATTCTGCGCCGTCAGCTCAGCCTTCACTTCTTCCACAATTTTGCGGATGGCTTCCACCTCCCACACACTGGTGATCATGGGATACATGATGGCTAAGTTCCCGTAGGCGCTGGCACGGAACAATGCCCTCAGCTGGGTCTTGAAGATCTCGGGTCTTGTCAGACAGATACGGATGGCCCGGCAGCCCATAGCAGGGTTTTCCTCTTTCTTGAGATGAAAATAATCACACTGCTTATCCGCACCGATGTCCAGTGTGCGGATGATCACCGGCTTGCCGGCCATGGTTTCCACTACCTTCTTATATACCTGAAACTGCTCTTCCTCCGTGGGAAAATCTTCTTTTTCCAGATAGAGGAACTCACTGCGGAACAGGCCGATGCCGGCAGCATCATTCTGCAGAACAGAGGCCAGATCCTTACTGTTGCCGATATTGGCATAGAGACGGATCTTCTTGCCGTCCAGGGTCACTGTCTCCCGGCCTTTTAACTGCTGTAAGAGCGCTTTTTTCTCCTGCTCCTCCTGCTGTCTTTTATCCATAGCAGCCAGCGTTTCTTCGTCCGGTTCCACAAAAAGCACACCGCCGGTGCCGTCCACCACTGCCAGCTTTCCGTCTATCGTTTCATCCAGGGGCAGTTCGGTGCCGATCAGCGCCGGAATGCTCATGGTGCGGGCCAGAATGGCCGTGTGGGAATTGACAGAGCCATGGACCGTCACAAAGGCCAGCACCTTGTCTTTCTCCAGCTGCACCGTCTCGGAGGGTGCCAGATCATCCGCCACGATGATCACCGGCTCTTCCGTATGGATGCCGGTACCTGCGCTGCCGGAAAGGACCCGGACAAGCCGCTCGGAAATGTCCTTCACATCTGCCGCCCGGCCCCGCATATATTCATCGTCCATGGCTGCAAACATCTGGGCAAAGTTATCCCCTGTCACTGCCACCGCGTACTCCGCATTGACATGCTGGGTCTCAATGATGTGACGGGCCGCATCCAGATAGTCGTCATCCTCCAGCATCATCTGATGGATCTCGAAAATGGCCGCATGATCCTCGCCCACTTCTTTCACCGCTTTCTCATAAAGCTCCCCCAGCTGAGCGATGGCCGTCTGCACAGCCCCGTCAAACCGCGCTTTTTCCTGCTCTGTATGTGCAATATGGGTGCGCTTTACCGTCTGTTCCCCTTTCTGATAAACGCAGATTTTTCCAATGGCGACACCGCCAAATACACTTTTTCCATGATAGGTCTGCATGAATGGTTCCCTCCATGTCTCATTTACTCTCGTGATCGTCCGTATTTTTACATATTGTCCTTCAGAAACTGGCTGATGGCTGCAAAAGCTGCATCCTCATCCTCTCCCTCGATGGTGACTGTCACTTCCTGTCCGCATTTTACGGCCAGGCCCATCACGGTGAAAATCTTCTTGCAGTCGCCGCTCTTGCCGTCCTTGGTCAGCTTGATGGTGCTGGCAAACTGTTTGGCTGCCTTTACCAGCTCACCTGCCGGACGTGCATGAATGCCTTCCGGATCTGTGATTGTGTACTTGAATTCTTTCATGATGATTTCTCCCTTCTGATTGTGATCAATTGATGATCTATTTTTATCTAACCTGTTATAGTTGCTTATTTCTTATGATTCTACGTCCTTCTTGAGAACCCCCAGCAATACAGTGGAAATGGCTGTGCCCACCACCAACGCCACCAGATAAAACAGCGGATTGCCCATTACCGGGAATACAAAAATACCACCGTGGGGAGCCATCAGGGTGCAGTCAAACAGCATGCTCATGGCACCGGCCACACCGGAACCGATGAGGCAGGCCGGAAGCACATGCACCGGATCGGATGCAGCAAAGGGAATAGCACCTTCTGTAATAAAGGCCAGACCCATGATGAAGTTGGTGGGGCCTGCATCCCGCTCCTCTTTCGTGAATTTTTTCTTAAATAACATGGTTGCCAGAGCGATGGCAACAGGCGGGGTCATACCGCCGATCATCACAGCTGCCATCACATCGTAGTTGCCGGATGCAATGGCCGCCGTCCCGAACACGTAAGCTGCCTTATTAAACGGACCGCCCATATCAACAGCCATCATAGCTGCCAGTACGAATCCGAGAATAACCTTGTTGGTACCGCCCATACTGCTTAATCCCTGGTTCAGTGCCATATTGACAGTGCCCATCACAGGCTCCACCACAAAGCTCATGGCCAGACCGATGACCAGCACACCCACCACAGGATAAATGAGCACCGGTGCAATTTTTTCCAGGGCTTCCGGCAGACGGCTGCACAGTTTCCTTAAGCCCAAGATCACATAACCTGCCAGGAAACCTGCCGCCAGCGCTCCCAGGAATCCGGATTTGCCCTGATAGGCAATGATACCGCCCACAAAGCCTACTGCCAGCGCCGGACGGTCACCGATGGCCATGGCGATAAATCCAGCCAGCACCGGAAGCATAAAGTTGAAGGCCAGGCCACCCACATTTTTACACCAGGCTGCCACCGGCGTGATGGAACCAAAGTTGGCTCGCTGATCCAGCGGCAGGGCATTCATGTCCACACTGAAACCGTCGATCAGGAATGCAATGGCAATCAGGATACCACCGCCCACCACGAAGGGGAGCATATGGGAAACGCCGTTCATCAGCTGCACATAGATCTGATGCCCTACGCTGCCGGATTTTCCGTTTTTCTGCACAGAAGCCGTGCTGCTGCCTGCGGCCGCGTGGTATACCGGCACTGTTCCTGCGGCTGCCTGCTCCAGCAGTTCATCTGCCTTGCTGATACCGTCAGACACCTGACACTCAATGACCCGTTTGCCATCAAACCGATCCATGGGCACCTGGGCATCTGCCGCCACGATGATGCAGTCCGCTTCCGCAATTTCCTGCTCTGTCAGCACGTTCTTGGCGCCTGCAGATCCTCTTGTCTCTACCTTGATATGCCAGCCCCTGGATCTTGCTGCCTTCTCCAGGCCTTCGGCTGCCATATAGGTATGGGCAATACCGGTAGGACAGGAGGTGACTGCCAGAAGCCTGGGAGCCTGGGCATCCGCGCCCTCTGCCATTGCTACACCACTCGCTTCATCAGTCTGCACAGTGTTCCCGTTTTTCTCTGTTCCGGCTGCCAGACGGTCATCGATATCTGCCTGCTCTTCATCAGCCTGATCAATGATCGAAAGAAATTGTTCTACTGTTTCGGCTTTTCTTAAGGACGCAGAAAACTCCTCATCCATCATGAGCACAGAAAGCTTGCTCAGCACATCCAAATGTACATTGTCTTTTGTGTTCGGTGCCGCGATAAGGAATAAAAGTGTCACCGGCTCACCGTCCAGGGAATCAAAGTCCACGCCGTCACGGATGACCATGGCTGCCAGGCCGGGCTTCTTTACCGCATCACATTTCCCGTGCGGGATGGCGATACCTTCACCGATGCCGGTGGTGCTCTCCTCTTCTCGTGCATACACCTGTCTGCGGTATGCTTCCACATCAGACAGCTTGCCGCCGGCTGCCATCAGCTCCACCGCCAGATCCAGCGCCTCAGATTTGCTGGCAGGCGCCGCATCCAGCGATATACTTCTCTTATCCAGTAACTCTGTAATCTTCATGATTATTTCCTCCATACTTCGCAGGTGCGATAGACGTTTTCAATCTCTTCTTTTGTTGCCAGACGTTCGGAAAAGGCGCTTGCACTGCCTGCAGCCAGTCCCATACGAAAAGCATGTGCATAACCGCCGCCTTCCATACATCCGGCTAGAAATCCGGCCACCATGGAATCTCCGGCGCCTACGCCGTTGACTAATGTACCTTTGGGCACCTCTGCCTCATAAATATGTCCATCCTCCGCCAGAAGGACAGCACCCTTCTCTGCCATGGACACCAGCACATTGACAGCGCCTTTCTCCTGCAGCTTCTTCGCGTAAGGCACCACAGACGCCCTGTCCTGTAATTCCACTCCGAAGATCTCACCCAGCTCATGATTGTTGGGCTTAATAAGAAACGGATGCAGCTCCAGCACATTGAGAAGCAGATCCTTTGTGGCATCCACAGCAATGTAAACGCCCTTTCCGGCCAGCTGTTCCATTATCTGCCGATAGATGTCATCCGGCATTGAGGAAGGAATACTTCCTGCCAGTACAAGTGTATCGCCCGACTCCAGCCGTTCCAGCCGGTCCATAAGCTGTTCCACAGCGGCCGCCGGGATTGTCGGGCCGTTTCCGTTAATCTCCGTGCCATCAACGGAGCGCAGCTTCAGGTTGATGCGGGATATTCCCTGTGGCAGGGAAATAAATTCC
Above is a window of Oscillospiraceae bacterium NTUH-002-81 DNA encoding:
- a CDS encoding recombinase family protein, encoding MDAQEVMHMIDYSKITALYSRLSVGDEDRDGGESNSIQNQKIFLENYARGQHLTNIRHYIDDDESGRFFDRSAYSRMMDDVENGKIGVCIMKDLTRWGRDYLQVGNAMEIFRRNNVRFIAVNNGIDSEKPDTLEFAPFINIMSEWYAKDISKKVKTGIKTKGMSGKPIVTEAPYGYVKDPDNKDFWIIDEEAAEVVRLIFRLFIGGKNRNQIAVYLTQEQIPTPTFYMKDRGRGTCKNKTLNEDNRCKWNKATLTNILTRQEYCGDVVNFKTTKHFRDKHNHYVDRSQWHITENVHEPIISRSDFETVQRILENAPVRRPNGDGEIHPLSGLLFCKDCGAKMHIRIDYRNGGKRHVAFCSEYHKGKAKNPKCNSPHIMDADLLMQTIAEVLKKIEDYSISNRAEFEALVKKNLAMQQTDQTKKQQKRIPQITTRLEQIDKVLNKLYEDNALGTISQDRYEQMSQKYSEEYYALKAELATLQEQLSAYENAGGRAQKFLKLTERHAAFTDLTPAILNEFISRIEVHERDQKRARYAIQHISIYFNYIGKFENEVTQLAEPTEQEIRQMREEIEEAKKEKSRAYHRQYSREYRARNLEKQREYDRMKAREYRARRKAQAAAAQPTQ
- a CDS encoding DUF6017 domain-containing protein, whose amino-acid sequence is MSNHHLRNRCLSLKAKGLLSMMLSLPKEWNYTTRGLASICKEGTDSIGTALKELERAGYIVRNRLRDSKGKIMDVEYVIYETPHAPEPDTNMPHEDEPDMDFPCLENPTQLNKEESSNYLSKTDLSITEGSSPIQSSPPTPRERTGQDGMRKRESYRALILENIEYDVLSQNVQLDKDRLDELVELMVDTVCSNREMIRVAGDDYPAEVVRSRFLKLNASHIEYVLDRMRENTTYVRNIKKYLLVALYNAPVTMDSYYTSLVSHDLYGSGDRR
- a CDS encoding RNA polymerase sigma factor; the protein is MKALEDVRIIDLFFERDETAIRYVSEKYGNRLRSLSHSIVKDMQTAEECENDTYVEAWNSIPPHSPKEYLYAFLARITRHVSLNCCRERSRLKRSAYICELSSEMEQCIPSPDDCECRIDDLVFADVINKFLASQNTEKRNIFLRRYWYMDSIADISKRYGYSESKVKATLFRSRNQLREHLEKEGYIL
- a CDS encoding conjugal transfer protein TraG, with protein sequence MKDKLKKYLLPNLPYLFFVYLFDKLCQAVRLAPGLDASEKLLHIGQGFQTAFASSAPSFHALDICVGILGAVLVRLTVYVKGKNVKKYRKGIEYGSARWSA
- a CDS encoding fructose-specific PTS transporter subunit EIIC produces the protein MKITELLDKRSISLDAAPASKSEALDLAVELMAAGGKLSDVEAYRRQVYAREEESTTGIGEGIAIPHGKCDAVKKPGLAAMVIRDGVDFDSLDGEPVTLLFLIAAPNTKDNVHLDVLSKLSVLMMDEEFSASLRKAETVEQFLSIIDQADEEQADIDDRLAAGTEKNGNTVQTDEASGVAMAEGADAQAPRLLAVTSCPTGIAHTYMAAEGLEKAARSRGWHIKVETRGSAGAKNVLTEQEIAEADCIIVAADAQVPMDRFDGKRVIECQVSDGISKADELLEQAAAGTVPVYHAAAGSSTASVQKNGKSGSVGHQIYVQLMNGVSHMLPFVVGGGILIAIAFLIDGFSVDMNALPLDQRANFGSITPVAAWCKNVGGLAFNFMLPVLAGFIAMAIGDRPALAVGFVGGIIAYQGKSGFLGALAAGFLAGYVILGLRKLCSRLPEALEKIAPVLIYPVVGVLVIGLAMSFVVEPVMGTVNMALNQGLSSMGGTNKVILGFVLAAMMAVDMGGPFNKAAYVFGTAAIASGNYDVMAAVMIGGMTPPVAIALATMLFKKKFTKEERDAGPTNFIMGLAFITEGAIPFAASDPVHVLPACLIGSGVAGAMSMLFDCTLMAPHGGIFVFPVMGNPLFYLVALVVGTAISTVLLGVLKKDVES
- the ptsP gene encoding phosphoenolpyruvate--protein phosphotransferase, yielding MQTYHGKSVFGGVAIGKICVYQKGEQTVKRTHIAHTEQEKARFDGAVQTAIAQLGELYEKAVKEVGEDHAAIFEIHQMMLEDDDYLDAARHIIETQHVNAEYAVAVTGDNFAQMFAAMDDEYMRGRAADVKDISERLVRVLSGSAGTGIHTEEPVIIVADDLAPSETVQLEKDKVLAFVTVHGSVNSHTAILARTMSIPALIGTELPLDETIDGKLAVVDGTGGVLFVEPDEETLAAMDKRQQEEQEKKALLQQLKGRETVTLDGKKIRLYANIGNSKDLASVLQNDAAGIGLFRSEFLYLEKEDFPTEEEQFQVYKKVVETMAGKPVIIRTLDIGADKQCDYFHLKKEENPAMGCRAIRICLTRPEIFKTQLRALFRASAYGNLAIMYPMITSVWEVEAIRKIVEEVKAELTAQNVTFGDPKQGIMIETPAAVMVSRELAKQVDFFSIGTNDLTQYTLAVDRQNTELDAFFDSHHPAVLAMIHMVVENAHAEGIWAGICGELGADTSLTREFLSMGVDELSVSPGQILPIRKIIVESSVQED
- a CDS encoding HPr family phosphocarrier protein, producing the protein MKEFKYTITDPEGIHARPAGELVKAAKQFASTIKLTKDGKSGDCKKIFTVMGLAVKCGQEVTVTIEGEDEDAAFAAISQFLKDNM
- a CDS encoding DeoR/GlpR family DNA-binding transcription regulator, translating into MLTEKRYEMILELLDKKRSVTVPEIKEVLRVSESTIRRDLTALDKAGRLTKVFGGAVSAEGTFTGTEPSVAQKLEVQQEEKRRIAQFAAGLIQADDFIYLDAGTTTGYILDYLPVHSATFVTNAVSHARKLAAAGNRVILIGGELKGTTEAVVGSQAILAIQGYHFTKGFFGTNGVSKRHGFTTPDPSEALVKQAAMRQTENCYVLADSQKFGTVSSVTFAPFDGAMILTETEVPEGFAGSKNVRIV
- a CDS encoding transposon-encoded TnpW family protein translates to MAEQTPDSIITTQRNGQTIVAELFFNHSSTETFRDKLLKLVLADSSRLSASDGQEPEKTEILR